The following are from one region of the Anaeropeptidivorans aminofermentans genome:
- a CDS encoding acetyl-CoA carboxylase biotin carboxylase subunit, translated as MFNKILIANRGEIAVRIIRACREMGISTVAVFSEADRDALHTQMADEAVCIGPAKSSESYLNMHNILSAACKLNVQAIHPGFGFLAENSVFASMCGECNIKFIGPEPSAIDLLGNKAKARELMADAGIPVIPGSKGAIKSLDEAYAFAEESSYPVMLKASAGGGGKGIRVVESKSKMENAYLSAKNEAMANFSDDGIYIEKMIINPRHIEVQLLCDEHGNYLYLGERDCSLQRRNQKLLEEAPALGISEETRKQMGEAAILGAKAAGYTNAGTIEFLYDKDGKFYFMEMNTRIQVEHPITEMITGIDIVKEQIRIAAGEKLSISQKDIEIRGHSIECRINAENPEKGFIPSPGKISYVLFPSGCLGLRVDSGVYPGCEIPPFYDSMIAKVITHGTTRQDAIEKMKRALSEFVINGVYTNIEFQLGLLTDENFIEGKFDTGFIERKLSSGN; from the coding sequence ATGTTCAATAAAATATTAATTGCAAACAGAGGCGAAATCGCCGTAAGAATCATAAGAGCCTGCCGTGAAATGGGCATATCTACCGTTGCGGTTTTTTCCGAAGCGGATAGAGATGCCCTTCATACCCAAATGGCAGATGAAGCTGTATGCATAGGCCCTGCAAAATCATCGGAAAGCTATCTCAATATGCATAATATATTAAGCGCCGCCTGTAAGCTGAATGTTCAAGCCATACACCCAGGCTTTGGTTTTTTAGCGGAAAACAGCGTTTTTGCGTCTATGTGCGGCGAATGCAATATAAAGTTCATTGGGCCGGAGCCCTCTGCAATCGACCTTTTAGGCAATAAGGCAAAGGCAAGAGAGCTGATGGCCGATGCTGGTATTCCTGTTATACCGGGAAGCAAGGGGGCAATCAAAAGCCTTGATGAGGCTTACGCCTTTGCAGAGGAATCGAGCTATCCCGTTATGCTGAAAGCTTCTGCTGGCGGCGGCGGAAAAGGCATTCGGGTTGTTGAATCAAAAAGCAAAATGGAAAACGCCTACCTGTCAGCCAAAAATGAAGCTATGGCTAATTTTTCCGATGACGGTATTTATATAGAAAAAATGATTATTAACCCCCGCCATATAGAGGTTCAGCTTTTATGCGACGAACATGGCAATTATCTCTATCTTGGGGAAAGAGATTGTTCTTTGCAGAGAAGGAACCAAAAGCTTCTGGAAGAAGCGCCGGCTCTCGGCATTTCAGAAGAAACGAGAAAACAAATGGGAGAAGCCGCAATCCTTGGAGCAAAAGCTGCAGGTTATACCAATGCCGGTACCATAGAATTTCTCTACGATAAAGACGGCAAATTTTATTTTATGGAAATGAACACCCGTATTCAGGTGGAGCATCCTATAACAGAAATGATTACAGGGATAGACATTGTGAAAGAGCAGATTCGCATAGCCGCAGGAGAAAAGCTTTCCATATCCCAAAAGGATATCGAAATCCGAGGCCATTCCATTGAATGCCGTATTAATGCAGAAAATCCCGAGAAGGGCTTTATCCCTTCTCCGGGAAAAATCTCCTATGTTCTTTTTCCTTCCGGCTGTTTAGGGCTCAGGGTAGACAGCGGTGTATACCCCGGCTGTGAAATACCGCCTTTTTATGATTCTATGATAGCGAAGGTTATTACCCACGGGACCACAAGGCAGGACGCCATTGAAAAAATGAAAAGGGCCTTGTCCGAATTTGTAATAAACGGCGTATATACGAATATAGAATTTCAGCTTGGTCTTCTTACAGATGAGAATTTTATTGAAGGGAAATTTGATACAGGATTTATTGAAAGAAAATTATCGTCTGGAAATTAG
- the fabF gene encoding beta-ketoacyl-ACP synthase II codes for MSFKRVVVTGMGVLSPIGNNLSDYWESLKKGIVGIDFIKSFDTSEYKAKLGAEVKDFDKEKYLERKETKRMDLFSQYAIYAAGEAIAHSGLTEEAMKENPRIGVMCGSGIGGLATMEEQIIRLNEKGPSKVGPLFIPMAIANMAAGNIATKFGITGICTSSVTACASSANCIGEAYRNIKHGYSDIILAGGSEASITGIGIAGFTALTALSLSEDPKRASIPFDEERNGFIMGEGAGMLVLEEYEHAVKRGATIYGEVVGYGSNCDAYHMTSPRPDGSGAALAMEFAVREAGIAKEEIGYINAHGTSTPPNDLAETNAIKLTFGDHAYHIPVTSTKSMMGHLLGAAGAVEAIACIEALRHGFIPPTAGLEKPGEGCDLNYVPKKGIEKDIKYAISNSFGFGGHNAVICLKKWEE; via the coding sequence ATGAGTTTTAAAAGAGTAGTTGTAACAGGTATGGGCGTTCTTAGCCCCATAGGAAACAATCTTTCTGATTACTGGGAAAGCCTTAAAAAAGGAATCGTTGGAATAGATTTTATAAAAAGCTTCGATACCTCTGAATATAAGGCAAAGCTTGGTGCAGAGGTAAAGGATTTTGATAAAGAAAAGTATCTGGAAAGAAAAGAGACCAAGCGCATGGATCTTTTCAGCCAGTATGCAATATATGCCGCAGGAGAAGCTATCGCCCATTCAGGCCTTACGGAAGAAGCAATGAAAGAAAATCCCCGTATTGGCGTGATGTGCGGTTCAGGCATCGGCGGCCTTGCCACTATGGAAGAGCAAATTATAAGGCTCAATGAAAAAGGGCCTTCCAAGGTTGGGCCTTTATTTATTCCTATGGCCATAGCCAATATGGCCGCGGGAAACATCGCCACAAAATTTGGCATTACAGGCATATGCACTTCTTCTGTAACTGCCTGTGCAAGCTCCGCCAACTGTATTGGAGAAGCTTATCGGAATATAAAGCACGGATATAGTGACATTATTCTTGCCGGCGGAAGCGAAGCGTCCATTACGGGCATCGGCATCGCAGGTTTTACGGCTCTTACAGCTCTTTCTCTTTCCGAAGACCCGAAAAGAGCGTCTATTCCCTTTGATGAAGAAAGAAACGGCTTCATTATGGGGGAAGGGGCAGGAATGCTTGTTCTTGAAGAATACGAGCATGCTGTAAAAAGAGGTGCAACCATATACGGCGAAGTTGTAGGCTACGGTTCAAACTGCGACGCCTACCATATGACTTCTCCGAGACCGGACGGTTCGGGAGCAGCTTTAGCAATGGAGTTTGCCGTAAGGGAAGCAGGTATTGCCAAAGAAGAAATAGGCTATATCAATGCCCACGGAACAAGTACACCGCCGAACGATTTGGCTGAAACCAATGCAATTAAACTTACCTTTGGTGACCATGCCTATCATATCCCTGTTACTTCTACAAAGTCCATGATGGGCCACTTGCTTGGAGCGGCGGGGGCAGTTGAAGCCATTGCCTGTATAGAAGCTTTGAGACATGGTTTTATACCGCCTACGGCAGGCCTTGAAAAGCCCGGCGAAGGCTGTGACTTAAACTATGTGCCTAAAAAAGGCATCGAGAAGGACATAAAATATGCAATTTCAAATTCGTTTGGCTTTGGAGGCCATAATGCGGTTATTTGCTTAAAGAAATGGGAGGAATAG
- the fabZ gene encoding 3-hydroxyacyl-ACP dehydratase FabZ produces MPIEIKEIMDVLPHRYPFLLIDRILELEPGKSVTAKKNLTMNEEFFQGHFPGEPVMPGVLIIEALAQAGAYAVLSMEENKGKIAYLGAVDKAKFRSKAVPGDVLMLEVSIIKLKKSAGIGKGTAYIDGKKAAEAEITFIIG; encoded by the coding sequence ATGCCGATAGAAATTAAAGAAATTATGGACGTTCTTCCTCATCGATACCCTTTTCTTCTTATTGACCGGATTTTGGAACTGGAGCCGGGAAAATCGGTTACGGCCAAAAAAAATCTTACAATGAACGAAGAATTCTTTCAGGGTCATTTCCCAGGGGAGCCGGTTATGCCGGGGGTTCTGATTATAGAAGCCTTAGCTCAGGCCGGAGCCTATGCCGTATTATCCATGGAAGAAAATAAAGGAAAAATTGCCTATTTAGGTGCGGTAGATAAGGCAAAATTCAGAAGCAAGGCCGTTCCGGGGGATGTACTTATGCTTGAAGTATCCATAATAAAGCTTAAAAAATCCGCAGGAATAGGAAAGGGTACTGCTTATATCGATGGCAAAAAGGCCGCAGAGGCTGAGATTACCTTTATCATTGGCTGA
- a CDS encoding sensor histidine kinase yields the protein MRAKLSNEILLNMCILIIFSTIFVAYLTVTVLHDDFYDEMRKRTEAQAIYMANMINYSGEDYIFEAFEPTDEGRLTLIKSDGRVLYDSEKDAADMESHLERPEVKEAIKYGWGEEDRLSETMDRKTFYYAIRLDNGDIIRFSNSTDSVFAIIYKNIPYVILICIIIVMVSIFVARLQTRKIIKPINGINLESPFLSNAYEELEPLLRRMEKQNAQISDQLNALRKKQEEIATITKNMNEGLVFLDIKGNVLSINKSAENILGVGGRDYLQRHIISINRSPVILEAVKKASEGETFETIFDIHEKKYQVFSSPVIIDAQISGTVMFILDVTEKVEAERLRREFSANVSHELKTPLTSISGYAEIMKNGLVKPEDMTGFSERIYNEASRLVTLIDDIIKLSRLDEKESSLVWENIDIYDLAEKVKERLNHYAQSRNVEISISGERIKMNCIGRIMEEIIYNLCDNAIKYNVENGKVNIDMHIEGDSPVLIVSDTGIGIDKKYHSRVFERFYRVDKSHSKETGGTGLGLSIVKHGAICHNAKLDIKSEPGKGTSISLIFPKRP from the coding sequence TTGAGGGCTAAATTAAGTAATGAAATACTTTTAAATATGTGCATTCTCATTATATTTTCAACGATATTTGTAGCATACCTTACAGTCACTGTGCTCCATGACGATTTTTATGATGAGATGCGGAAAAGAACAGAAGCCCAGGCCATCTATATGGCAAATATGATAAATTATTCAGGGGAAGATTATATTTTCGAGGCCTTTGAGCCTACGGACGAAGGCCGGCTTACTTTAATAAAATCTGACGGAAGAGTTCTTTATGACAGCGAAAAAGATGCTGCCGATATGGAGAGCCATTTGGAACGGCCGGAGGTAAAAGAAGCCATAAAATACGGCTGGGGAGAGGAAGACCGTCTTTCTGAGACCATGGACAGAAAGACTTTTTATTATGCCATCCGTCTTGATAACGGAGATATTATTCGTTTTTCCAACAGTACAGACAGTGTTTTTGCTATTATATATAAAAATATTCCTTATGTAATACTGATATGTATCATCATCGTAATGGTATCTATATTTGTAGCGAGGCTGCAGACAAGAAAAATTATAAAGCCCATTAACGGCATTAATCTTGAAAGCCCCTTTTTAAGCAATGCTTACGAGGAATTAGAGCCTCTTCTTAGAAGAATGGAAAAACAGAATGCCCAGATCAGCGATCAGCTTAATGCACTGCGGAAAAAGCAGGAGGAAATAGCTACTATTACAAAAAATATGAATGAAGGCCTTGTTTTTCTTGATATAAAGGGAAATGTGCTTTCCATAAACAAAAGTGCTGAAAATATACTTGGCGTAGGCGGAAGGGATTATCTTCAAAGGCATATCATCTCCATAAACAGAAGCCCTGTAATTCTTGAAGCTGTGAAAAAGGCTTCCGAAGGGGAAACTTTTGAAACCATATTCGATATACATGAAAAAAAATATCAGGTTTTTTCAAGCCCTGTAATAATAGATGCGCAAATAAGCGGCACGGTTATGTTTATTCTCGACGTGACGGAAAAAGTCGAAGCAGAAAGGCTGAGAAGAGAGTTTTCTGCGAATGTTTCTCACGAGCTTAAAACCCCTCTTACATCAATATCCGGCTATGCAGAAATTATGAAAAACGGCCTTGTAAAACCGGAAGATATGACAGGATTTTCTGAAAGGATATATAATGAAGCAAGCAGATTGGTAACCCTTATTGACGATATTATAAAGCTTTCCCGCCTTGACGAAAAGGAAAGCAGCCTTGTCTGGGAAAATATCGATATTTATGACCTTGCTGAAAAAGTGAAAGAAAGGCTCAACCATTATGCCCAGAGCAGAAATGTAGAGATTTCCATAAGCGGCGAAAGAATAAAGATGAATTGTATAGGGCGGATAATGGAAGAAATAATTTACAATCTATGCGATAACGCCATTAAATATAATGTAGAAAACGGTAAAGTAAATATTGATATGCACATAGAGGGAGACAGCCCTGTTTTAATCGTATCTGATACGGGAATAGGTATAGACAAAAAATATCATTCAAGGGTATTTGAACGGTTTTACAGAGTAGATAAAAGCCATTCAAAGGAAACCGGCGGCACAGGTCTTGGCCTTTCCATCGTTAAACACGGGGCCATTTGCCATAATGCAAAGCTTGATATTAAAAGCGAACCGGGGAAGGGGACATCGATATCCTTGATATTTCCCAAAAGGCCATAG
- the pstC gene encoding phosphate ABC transporter permease subunit PstC, producing MRKRKEKIMQYVFFSAMTISVIAVFLICFFLFINGVPAIGEIGVFDFLLGTKWKPGNNIYGIFPMIIGSIYITAGAIIVGVPIGILTAIYLSYFCPKNIYGIFKPAIELLAAIPSVVYGFFGMVVLVPFIRETLGGSGESILTASILLGIMILPTIISVSESALRAVPKSYYEGSLALAASHEKSVFFAVLPAAKSGIMAGVILGIGRAIGETMAVIMVAGNQARMPQGILKGVRTLTGNIVLEMGYAADLHREALIATAVVLFIFILIINLLFSLIKRRSLS from the coding sequence ATGAGAAAACGTAAAGAAAAAATAATGCAGTATGTATTCTTTTCGGCAATGACAATATCGGTAATCGCAGTTTTCCTTATATGCTTTTTCTTATTCATAAACGGGGTTCCGGCCATAGGCGAAATAGGAGTTTTCGATTTCCTTCTGGGAACGAAGTGGAAGCCGGGCAACAATATTTACGGTATATTCCCCATGATTATAGGAAGCATATATATAACAGCAGGTGCTATCATAGTCGGCGTTCCCATAGGAATACTTACAGCAATATATCTTTCTTACTTCTGCCCGAAAAACATATATGGAATTTTTAAGCCAGCAATCGAATTGCTGGCTGCAATTCCTTCTGTTGTTTATGGGTTTTTCGGTATGGTTGTGCTTGTTCCCTTCATCAGGGAAACCTTAGGGGGAAGCGGAGAAAGCATTTTAACAGCATCTATTTTACTTGGCATCATGATACTTCCCACCATTATTTCTGTAAGCGAATCGGCCCTTAGGGCTGTTCCAAAGAGCTACTATGAAGGAAGCCTTGCCCTTGCGGCAAGTCATGAAAAAAGTGTATTTTTTGCAGTTCTTCCGGCGGCTAAATCAGGAATCATGGCAGGGGTTATACTGGGAATAGGAAGAGCCATCGGAGAGACTATGGCGGTTATTATGGTTGCGGGAAATCAGGCAAGAATGCCTCAGGGAATATTAAAGGGCGTAAGAACCCTTACGGGTAATATCGTTCTTGAAATGGGTTATGCCGCGGACCTTCACAGGGAAGCACTTATAGCTACGGCAGTAGTTTTATTCATATTTATTCTGATAATAAACTTATTATTTTCATTGATAAAAAGGAGGAGTCTTAGTTGA
- a CDS encoding substrate-binding domain-containing protein → MNKKFKILTIAVAAAAIFTACGSSEGNNQNTPPPSSAPVSEAPKSEAPASEKPSEEQKSSFDTSNDIVVISREDGSGTRGAFIELTGVEGKNDAGEKIDNTTEDASIKNSTAAVITTVSGNDYAIGYISLGSLNDTVKTLKVDEVEATADNIKAGTYKIARPFNIATKEGVSEVAQDFIDFILSKEGQDVVTENKYIAINENALAYAGTKPEGKIVVAGSSSISPVMEKLKEAYEKVNTNAVIEIQTSDSSTGMTATTDGLCDIGMASRELKDSELEKGLIPQVIAMDGIAIIVNNNNTTENISVDTIKKIFTGEAATWEEALAE, encoded by the coding sequence ATGAATAAAAAATTTAAAATTTTAACAATTGCAGTGGCAGCGGCAGCAATATTTACTGCATGCGGAAGCTCAGAGGGGAATAATCAGAATACCCCGCCGCCAAGCAGCGCTCCTGTATCCGAAGCGCCTAAATCAGAGGCTCCAGCTTCTGAAAAACCTTCGGAAGAGCAAAAAAGCTCTTTTGACACATCAAATGACATCGTTGTTATTTCAAGAGAAGACGGTTCAGGTACAAGAGGCGCTTTCATAGAGCTTACAGGAGTAGAAGGTAAAAATGACGCAGGCGAAAAAATAGATAATACCACAGAAGATGCAAGCATCAAAAACAGTACAGCAGCAGTTATCACCACAGTATCAGGAAATGATTATGCAATAGGATATATTTCCTTAGGATCTCTTAACGACACTGTAAAAACGCTTAAAGTAGACGAAGTAGAAGCAACAGCAGATAATATAAAAGCAGGAACATATAAAATAGCTCGTCCTTTTAACATTGCCACTAAAGAAGGCGTAAGCGAAGTTGCTCAGGATTTTATAGATTTTATACTTAGCAAAGAAGGACAGGATGTTGTAACTGAAAATAAATACATCGCTATTAACGAAAATGCGTTAGCATATGCAGGAACAAAGCCGGAAGGTAAAATTGTCGTTGCAGGTTCTTCTTCTATATCCCCAGTAATGGAGAAGCTGAAAGAAGCTTATGAAAAAGTAAACACAAACGCAGTAATAGAAATTCAAACAAGTGACTCTTCAACAGGTATGACTGCAACGACAGATGGCCTTTGCGATATCGGTATGGCTTCAAGAGAGCTTAAAGACAGCGAACTTGAAAAAGGTCTTATCCCTCAGGTTATCGCTATGGACGGTATCGCCATTATAGTAAATAACAATAATACTACAGAAAACATAAGCGTAGATACCATTAAAAAAATATTTACAGGAGAAGCCGCTACATGGGAGGAAGCATTAGCGGAATAG
- the phoU gene encoding phosphate signaling complex protein PhoU yields MRRKFQDQLDDLNKALIEMGSMCETAIKNSIKALLEGDYEFAKKITDSDGEIDQKEREIESQCMKLILLQQPMAWDLRQISAALKIITDLERIGDQAADISEIVTLGHIKPLNVFGSLSDMAHAAAKMVTDSIDAFVGQDLEKAREVIAYDDVVDDYFDEVRVEMIDMIAENRIESEYFVDVIMIAKYFERIGDHATNVAEWVEYSITGLHKGEKI; encoded by the coding sequence ATGAGAAGGAAATTCCAAGATCAGCTTGATGATCTTAACAAAGCCCTTATAGAAATGGGCAGCATGTGTGAAACAGCAATCAAAAATTCAATTAAAGCCCTTTTAGAAGGGGATTATGAATTTGCAAAAAAGATTACAGATTCAGACGGTGAAATAGATCAAAAAGAAAGAGAAATAGAAAGCCAGTGCATGAAGCTTATCCTTTTACAGCAGCCTATGGCTTGGGATTTACGCCAAATTTCAGCCGCCCTTAAAATCATTACCGACCTTGAAAGAATAGGCGATCAGGCTGCCGACATATCGGAAATAGTGACATTAGGCCATATTAAGCCTCTTAATGTATTTGGAAGCCTTTCAGATATGGCTCATGCCGCGGCAAAAATGGTCACAGACAGCATCGATGCCTTCGTAGGCCAGGATTTGGAGAAAGCCAGAGAGGTCATAGCTTATGATGATGTGGTTGATGATTACTTTGATGAAGTAAGAGTAGAAATGATTGATATGATTGCAGAAAACAGAATTGAAAGCGAATATTTTGTAGACGTTATAATGATTGCCAAATATTTTGAAAGAATAGGGGACCATGCAACAAATGTTGCTGAATGGGTTGAATATTCTATAACAGGCCTTCATAAAGGGGAGAAAATATAG
- the pstA gene encoding phosphate ABC transporter permease PstA, with protein MKGSFKQRLTQYKGSPLSFILYLMVSLSALATISVLIFILGYIIIKGMPYLKPGLFSLHYTSENVSLVPAFINTVIMTVLALCVSGPIGISSAIYLVEYAKKGNKFVEIVRITSETLSGIPSIVYGLFGMLFFVGALGFGYSILSGALTLSIMILPLIMRTTEEALKTVPDSYREGSFGLGAGKLRTIVKIVLPTAMPGILSGIILSIGRIAGESAALIYTAGTVASLPKNIFSSGRTLSVHMYALSSEGLFMNEAHATAVVLVVLVAAINFLSSLIAKKFSSMERN; from the coding sequence TTGAAAGGTAGTTTTAAACAAAGATTGACTCAATATAAAGGCTCTCCCTTGTCCTTTATTTTATATTTGATGGTAAGCCTTTCGGCTTTAGCCACAATATCGGTTTTAATATTTATTCTAGGTTATATTATAATAAAAGGCATGCCTTATCTTAAGCCGGGGCTTTTTTCCCTTCACTATACATCAGAAAACGTCTCCTTGGTGCCTGCCTTTATAAATACGGTAATAATGACTGTGCTTGCACTCTGTGTTTCAGGGCCTATCGGCATAAGCTCCGCCATATATCTTGTTGAGTATGCCAAAAAGGGGAATAAATTTGTAGAAATAGTAAGGATAACCTCCGAAACCCTTTCAGGCATCCCTTCAATCGTATACGGGCTTTTTGGTATGTTGTTTTTCGTTGGAGCATTAGGCTTTGGATACTCAATATTATCAGGGGCATTAACTCTTTCCATTATGATTCTTCCTTTGATTATGAGAACAACGGAAGAAGCCCTTAAAACAGTACCCGATTCTTACAGAGAAGGAAGCTTTGGCCTTGGCGCAGGAAAATTAAGAACGATTGTAAAAATTGTTCTTCCTACGGCCATGCCCGGCATATTATCGGGAATCATACTTTCAATAGGAAGAATAGCCGGCGAATCTGCGGCTTTGATATATACGGCAGGAACCGTTGCAAGCCTTCCGAAAAATATTTTTTCCTCAGGGCGTACGCTATCGGTACATATGTATGCACTTTCAAGTGAAGGACTTTTTATGAACGAGGCCCATGCAACAGCAGTTGTTCTTGTGGTTCTTGTAGCAGCTATAAATTTCTTATCCTCTCTTATAGCTAAAAAATTCTCCAGTATGGAAAGGAATTAA
- the pstB gene encoding phosphate ABC transporter ATP-binding protein PstB: MDKITIKDLNLYYSDFHALKDVNMNIGEKEITAFIGPSGCGKSTLLRTLNRMNDLVEGCRIDGEIKLDGQDIYGDIDINKLRKKVGMVFQKPNPFPMSIYDNVAYGPRTHGIHNKAQLNDIVEESLRNTAIWDEVKDRLKKSALGLSGGQQQRLCIARALAVQPEVILMDEPTSALDPISTIKIEDLVTELKKDYAIIMVTHNMQQAARVSDKTAFFLLGEVIEFGNTEDIFSSPRDKRTNDYITGRFG; encoded by the coding sequence ATGGATAAAATTACGATTAAGGATTTAAATTTATATTATAGTGATTTTCATGCCTTAAAGGACGTAAACATGAATATAGGTGAAAAAGAAATAACTGCTTTTATCGGGCCTTCCGGCTGTGGAAAGTCCACTCTTTTACGTACTTTAAACAGAATGAATGACTTGGTTGAAGGCTGCAGAATAGATGGAGAAATAAAACTTGACGGGCAGGATATTTATGGCGATATAGATATTAATAAGCTTAGGAAAAAGGTGGGCATGGTTTTCCAAAAGCCAAATCCCTTTCCTATGAGCATTTATGATAATGTGGCTTACGGTCCCCGTACCCATGGCATACATAATAAAGCACAGCTTAACGATATTGTAGAAGAAAGCCTTCGGAATACCGCCATATGGGACGAGGTAAAAGACAGGCTTAAAAAAAGCGCCTTAGGCCTTTCCGGAGGGCAGCAGCAAAGGCTCTGTATTGCAAGGGCTTTGGCAGTTCAGCCGGAGGTTATTTTAATGGACGAACCAACATCTGCCTTGGATCCTATTTCTACAATAAAAATTGAAGATCTTGTTACCGAATTAAAGAAAGATTATGCTATAATAATGGTAACGCATAACATGCAGCAGGCAGCCAGAGTATCGGATAAAACAGCGTTCTTTTTGCTGGGAGAAGTAATCGAGTTTGGAAACACCGAAGATATATTTTCTTCACCTAGAGATAAAAGGACAAACGATTATATTACGGGGAGGTTCGGTTAA
- a CDS encoding response regulator transcription factor — translation MIYCVEDDGNIRDLIVYTLNATGFLAKGFSEPKSFYEALEEKLPELVILDIMLPEEDGLKILGKLKGHSKTKNIPVIIITAKTAEYDKVIGLDSGADDYITKPIAMMEFISRVKAVLRRVNKESSDKNILKMNDIVINLEKHEVTVNNEEVLLTYKEFELLRYLVENKGIVLTRDRLLETLWGYDFGGETRTVDVHIRTLRQKLGESGNAIKTVRGMGYKIEG, via the coding sequence GTGATATATTGCGTTGAAGATGATGGAAACATTCGGGACCTCATAGTATATACCTTAAATGCCACAGGGTTTCTGGCAAAGGGATTTTCCGAGCCTAAAAGCTTCTATGAAGCCCTTGAAGAAAAACTTCCTGAGCTTGTTATCCTTGACATTATGCTTCCAGAGGAAGACGGGTTAAAAATCCTTGGGAAGCTTAAAGGTCATAGCAAAACTAAAAATATTCCCGTAATAATAATTACTGCCAAAACGGCGGAATACGATAAGGTAATAGGCCTTGACAGCGGAGCAGACGATTATATAACAAAGCCCATTGCCATGATGGAGTTTATTTCAAGGGTCAAGGCCGTCCTTAGGAGAGTAAATAAGGAATCCTCCGATAAAAATATATTGAAGATGAACGATATCGTTATCAATCTTGAAAAACATGAAGTTACAGTTAACAATGAAGAAGTTTTGCTTACCTATAAAGAATTTGAGCTTTTAAGGTATCTTGTAGAAAATAAAGGAATCGTACTCACCAGAGACAGGCTTTTGGAAACCCTGTGGGGATATGATTTCGGCGGAGAGACAAGAACTGTAGATGTTCATATAAGGACATTAAGACAGAAGCTTGGGGAAAGCGGAAACGCCATTAAAACAGTAAGGGGAATGGGATATAAAATTGAGGGCTAA
- the accB gene encoding acetyl-CoA carboxylase biotin carboxyl carrier protein, protein MDFNNIKELISLIDKSSLTELDLKFENTEIRLSKNKNSTGSVKEASKPVVSVPEIKEEGPITILPVEEKEVKEGFIVKSPLVGTFYESHSPGKPPYVSVGSTVKEGDILCIVEAMKVMNEITSEKSGEIAEIFIKDGEMVEYGQPIFRII, encoded by the coding sequence ATGGATTTCAATAATATAAAAGAGCTTATCAGCCTTATAGATAAATCCAGCCTTACAGAGCTTGATTTGAAATTTGAAAATACAGAAATAAGATTAAGTAAGAATAAAAACAGCACAGGAAGCGTAAAAGAAGCTTCAAAGCCTGTAGTTTCCGTGCCTGAAATAAAAGAAGAAGGCCCTATCACTATTCTTCCCGTAGAGGAAAAGGAAGTAAAAGAAGGCTTTATTGTAAAATCTCCTCTTGTGGGAACCTTTTACGAAAGCCATTCCCCCGGGAAGCCGCCTTATGTTTCCGTAGGAAGCACGGTAAAAGAAGGGGATATTCTTTGCATTGTTGAAGCTATGAAAGTGATGAACGAAATCACTTCAGAGAAATCAGGCGAAATAGCAGAAATATTCATCAAAGACGGCGAAATGGTAGAGTACGGCCAGCCGATTTTCAGGATTATATAG
- the safA gene encoding SafA/ExsA family spore coat assembly protein: protein MDPVLLMLTLLTDTKKYNILESANPVYYTIQPGDTLWKISVKYSVGLSELIAANPQIQNPALIYPNQRVLIPQRDPNALSMEEQVIELTNRERTQRGLPALTPNWQLSRVARYKAEDLHNNNYFSHYSPVYGSPFDMMNSFNIHFTTAGENIAMGQRTPESVVSSWMNSAGHRANILNRGFSEIGVGYFNSGGTPYWVQMFIHP from the coding sequence ATGGATCCTGTTTTACTAATGCTAACGCTATTAACAGATACAAAAAAATACAATATTCTTGAAAGTGCAAACCCTGTTTATTATACAATACAGCCTGGGGACACTCTTTGGAAAATATCAGTGAAATACAGCGTAGGCCTTTCAGAATTAATTGCGGCAAATCCTCAGATTCAAAATCCCGCGCTGATATATCCTAATCAAAGGGTTTTAATACCCCAGAGGGACCCTAATGCCCTTTCTATGGAAGAACAGGTTATAGAGCTTACAAACAGAGAAAGAACTCAAAGGGGCCTCCCTGCCCTTACGCCAAATTGGCAGCTTTCAAGGGTTGCAAGGTACAAAGCTGAGGACTTGCATAATAATAATTATTTCAGCCATTATTCCCCAGTCTATGGTTCTCCCTTTGATATGATGAATTCTTTTAATATTCATTTTACCACTGCCGGCGAAAATATAGCCATGGGCCAAAGAACTCCTGAAAGCGTTGTATCAAGCTGGATGAACTCAGCGGGCCACAGAGCCAATATACTTAACAGGGGATTTAGCGAAATCGGTGTCGGATACTTTAACAGCGGCGGAACCCCCTATTGGGTACAAATGTTTATACACCCTTAA